One genomic region from Leishmania braziliensis MHOM/BR/75/M2904 complete genome, chromosome 35 encodes:
- a CDS encoding putative casein kinase I produces the protein MMEFKIKTSKTAKILENCLVQGGRFRVGRRIGGGSFGEVFLAVDTQTGEMVAIKTENAKEIHSQLLTESRCYSIMTQGRAAAYMPTIFGYTSEGGFNLLTMELMGPSLENLHEQCGNRFSLKTTLMLADQILWLMELVHSHNILHRDIKPDNLVMGTGKKGHHVYIIDFGLARKYRDPHTNAHIPYKEGKSLTGTARFCSINTHLGVEQSRRDDIEGIAYILIYFLRGSLPWQGLKSVRDHKYDVIAQVKMCTPMESLCKGLPIEFASLVCYSRALRFEDKPDYGYLRGMFRRLFEREGYQEDYVYDWNIRKMHETLVARRHKRAEEKPGKKLL, from the coding sequence ATGATGGAATTTAAGATCAAAACGTCAAAGACGGCAAAAATACTGGAGAACTGCCTGGTGCAGGGGGGCCGCTTCCGCGTCGGCCGCcgcatcggcggcggctccTTCGGCGAGGTATTCTTAGCCGTCGATACGCAAACTGGTGAGATGGTGGCCATCAAGACAGAGAACGCAAAGGAGATTCACTCGCAGCTCTTGACCGAATCGCGGTGCTACTCCATCATGACCCAAggccgtgccgctgcgtaCATGCCAACTATCTTCGGATACACCTCCGAGGGCGGCTTCAACTTGTTGACAATGGAGCTGATGGGTCCCTCACTGGAGAATCTGCATGAACAGTGCGGCAACCGCTTTTCACTCAAGACAACGCTGATGCTAGCGGACCAGATTCTGTGGCTCATGGAGCTCGTGCACTCTCACAACATTCTGCACCGCGACATCAAGCCTGACAATTTAGTCATGGGCACCGGAAAGAAGGGCCACCACGTGTACATCATCGACTTTGGACTGGCGAGGAAGTATCGTGACCCCCACACGAACGCCCACATCCCGTACAAGGAGGGCAAAAGTCTGACAGGCACGGCACGGTTTTGTAGCATCAACACGCACCTCGGCGTCGAGCAGAGTCGCCGTGACGACATCGAAGGCATCGCCTACATCCTCATCTACTTCCTCCGCGGctcgctgccatggcaggGCTTAAAGTCAGTCAGGGACCACAAGTACGACGTAATTGCCCAGGTGAAGATGTGCACCCCGATGGAGTCGCTCTGCAAAGGGCTGCCCATCGAGTTTGCGTCACTTGTGTGCTACtcgcgtgcgctgcgcttTGAGGACAAGCCTGACTACGGGTACCTCCGCGGCATGTTCCGCCGACTCTTCGAACGAGAGGGCTACCAGGAAGACTATGTCTATGACTGGAATATCCGAAAAATGCATGAGACACTCGTGGCACGGCGACACAAACGCGCAGAGGAGAAGCCCGGAAAGAAACTGCTTtag
- a CDS encoding putative casein kinase yields the protein MNVELRVGNRYRIGQKIGSGSFGEIFRGTNIQTGDPVAIKLEQVKTRHPQLTYESRFYRILGSGGGAVGIPMMFYHGVEGEFNVMVIELLGPSLEDLFSFCGRRLSLKTTLMLADQMISRIEFVHSKSVLHRDIKPDNFLMGTGKKGHHVYIIDFGLAKKYRDPRTHAHIPYKEGKSLTGTARYCSINTHMGVEQGRRDDMEGIGYILMYFLRGSLPWQGLKAHTKQEKYNRISERKQTTPVELLCKGFPSEFAAYMNYVRALRFEDKPDYSYLKRMFRDLFVREGYHVDYVFDWTLKRIHESLQEQQSFPGGSNGGGAAGNGSPMNQSPAPGGNGGAPNNVNNNQELGAPEQQ from the coding sequence ATGAACGTGGAACTGCGCGTCGGCAACCGCTACCGGATCGGTCAGAAGATCGGCTCCGGCTCATTCGGTGAGATCTTCCGTGGCACAAACATTCAGACGGGCGACCCGGTCGCCATCAAGCTTGAGCAGGTGAAGACGCGCCACCCGCAGCTCACATATGAGTCACGTTTCTATCGcatcctcggcagcggcggcggcgccgtcggcaTCCCCATGATGTTCTACCACGGTGTTGAAGGTGAGTTCAACGTGATGGTCATTGAGCTGCTCGGCCCCTCGCTGGAAgacctcttctccttttgcGGTCGCCGCCTCTCGCTGAAGACGACGCTGATGCTGGCGGACCAGATGATCAGCCGCATCGAGTTTGTGCATAGCAAGAgcgtgctgcaccgcgaCATCAAGCCCGATAATTTTCTCATGGGCACCGGAAAAAAGGGCCACCACGTGTACATCATCGACTTTGGATTGGCGAAGAAGTATCGTGACccccgcacgcacgcccacaTCCCGTACAAGGAGGGCAAGAGTCTGACAGGCACGGCACGCTACTGTAGCATCAACACGCACATGGGTGTGGAGCAGGGTCGCCGTGACGACATGGAGGGCATTGGCTACATACTCATGTACTTTCTCCGCGGctcgctgccatggcaggGCTTAAAGGCGCACACGAAGCAGGAGAAGTACAACCGCATTTCCGAGCGAAAGCAGACGACGCCAGTGGAGCTGCTGTGCAAGGGCTTCCCTAGTGAGTTCGCCGCCTATATGAActacgtgcgtgcgctgcgctTTGAGGACAAGCCTGACTACTCGTACCTGAAGCGCATGTTCCGGGATCTCTTCGTACGTGAGGGCTACCACGTCGACTATGTCTTTGACTGGACGCTGAAACGCATTCACGAAAgtctgcaggagcagcagtcCTTCCCGggcggcagcaacggcggtggcgccgcaggcAATGGCTCCCCAATGAATCAAAGCCCTGCACCGGGCGGCAACGGTGGTGCCCCAAACAACGTCAACAACAACCAGGAGTTGGGTGCGCCAGAGCAGCAGTAG
- a CDS encoding putative protein kinase, with protein sequence MRLGVSGRIAPPCVLNCSTIRMLLVTEPPFLFPFCTFPSSLSLVYNRLSHTGEGKEVLTLVNTRTRVVTAQHQLFFCVSSSKPSPGVSYRCSSLASSLLNPPGYPPPCQAYTCILPGPLPRSPGLFSAFNKVSLALTPPAS encoded by the coding sequence ATGCGGCTCGGTGTCAGCGGCAGGATCGCGCCCCCATGTGTATTGAATTGTTCAACTATACGTATGCTTCTGGTGACTGAGCCcccgtttctctttcctttctgcactttcccttcctccctctctctcgtctacAATCGTCTCTCTCACACCGGCGAAGGAAAGGAAGTATTGACGCTCGtaaacacacgcacacgtgttGTCACCGCGCAGCATCAActttttttctgtgtgtCGTCTTCTAAACCTTCTCCAGGTGTCTCgtaccgctgcagctctcttgcttcctccctcctcaacCCTCCGGGTTATCCGCCACCGTGCCAAGCTTACACGTGCATTCTTCCGGGGCCTCTTCCCCGTTCGCCCGGCCTTTTTTCGGCTTTTAACAAAGTTTCATTGGCCCTTaccccccccgcctcctaA